The window acaGAATAGATAGGCTTCCTATAAAGAGATGTTAAATAACGGCCCTAATTTCTATTTAAGCatctgtttatgtttatgtttgcattTGAATAGTATATAATGGAGTTTGgccatttaacatttattgttgATATAATGAATGggaattttacattttagtttattccttttttatttctgtagaTAATATTTGATTTGTCCTATTGTGCTTTGTAAATTTTGTAATCAATATCTTTAGCCATCATGGATTGATGACTAAAGTGTTTATGAAGTCAGATATCCCAAAGCCACCATTTACATGTCAAAAGCCTCAGATCATGACTGTACAGCAGACATGGCTGCCACTGAAAAGACTGTCAGTAATTACAACCTGGTGCAAATTTGGGGCAGAATCCCCCAAAAAGTTAAGATAGCCCATTTTACATAAAGACAAACATTGTATGGAATAAGCCCCAGTGAGGTTTCAAAGAGACAGGAGTCTGTCACAAAGCTATACTTCTCTCTCAATTCATCCTTTATCCATCATTTTAACATACAGTGTACTGATTAGGTTCAAGTCCTACATGTACCTAACAACCAATCTGTTGATATGTTTGTGCAACAGGAGTtggcattaaaataaaaatgcatgtagTAAAGGCATTATGAATCCTGACCAGTAAATTCAAGGCTATTTCATGATGTGATCATTTTGCCTTTAGGAGCTGTCAGACCTGCAGAGGGACCCACCAGCTCAGTGCTCTGCTGGACCAGTTGGAGATGATTGTAAGAAGTTTTTAGAGTATTGCTGCATTAGTTTATGAGTATTTCtttgtataaatatatttgtgcAACAGGAGTTGCCATctatataaaaatgtatgtagtaAAGACATTATTAATCATTTAGGTGGAAAAATGCACTGatgcaatgtttttttgttgtctgtttatttatttattggtgttttttttttttttcagtgtttcattggCAGGCAACAATAATGGGGCCGGTAAGTGAAACTGTATTTTAACCCTATTgaaatgtgcattaaaaaaaactattgccGTCAACAGAATTTAACTTGCTTCTATTTTTACTTCAATAGAGTGACAGCCCATATCAGAGTGGAGTGTTTTTCCTCACCATTCACTTCCCAACAGATTATCCCTTCAAACCACCAAAAGTGAGTAAGGCTCTGTCTTGGGTGTCACATAACGAGGCAATAACGCATCTCAACTCAATGaaactcatttttcatttgttcattgTACTCTGGCAAACATGATAAGCTTCACTGGGAAATTAAAAcattctttctctgtttttgtcacaGGTTGCATTTACAACAAAAATTTACCATCCTAATATCAACAGCAATGGGAGTATTTGTCTGGATATACTGAGATCACAATGGTCACCTGCACTTACAGTATCAAAAGGTAAAGGGATGcaacagacattttaaaaatgttataagACCACAAAGCCCTATTGTGTACTTGGGCAGGTCTTAAGTGTCaagttcaaatgtaaaaaaaaaagtttctgttaATGTAATCTAATTACTTCTCTGATTTATTTCTTCACAGTATTATTGTCTATCTGCTCTCTTCTTTGTGATCCAAACCCGGACGACCCACTGGTACCAGAGATCGCCCATACGTACAAGGCTGACAGGGAAAAGTGAGTGTAAAACAAGAATGCATCTACTGCATCTCTCAACTTTGATACAGTGACTCATTATTTTTGGAGATAAAGTTCTTGAGACCTTTTCCAAACTTTGCTTGTGTTTTACAGGTACAACAAATTAGCAAGAGAATGGACACAGAAGTATGCAATGTGAGAGTGCCAGggaaatcaaaataaataaggagaacaaaagaaacatgtttgatttgtaACTTGAGGCAAATGagcaacagaggaaaaaaaactaaacaacagCCCAACTTTTGGAGAAGGAAGCGTTACAATGAGGTACAGTGCCACCTGGCTTTCCATGTGCTGAGCTGCTACCATGTGCTGTCCTTCATGACTTGTATGGATCTGCTGAGCAGGACCTGATGGGCTCCTAAAAGCACTCCCATATGGAATACCGGAAACTCTTGACAGTTCATACCGCCACACTCAGACTTGAAACTGTTAACTCCAGCTATTGTGATTATcaccatcattatcatcattgttGCTAATTCATACGCATCATTTTCACTGTCAGTCATATCATTGTGCTACTCAAAAGCAAAATGTTTGATTGATTTAGGAGATTGGCTCTCCCTTCATTTCAGAGGTACTGTCTGTATCCCACTGGATGTCTTGTATTACTGTATTTCCATGTATTTAGTGGCCTTTATGTGTTATTATTTTCAAACGGTCTACGTGCAATTGAGACAGAGTGTTCCCTGTTCAACACAATATGGTACAGTGCCATTACCAGCCGCTGATCTGTTGGCACATGCTGTCTCTACCCCGAAACAATGTGAAAGATGTAAAGAAGGATTGGTCTATATCACCCACTGCATTTGGAAATGCAAcagtatttagtgtttttttttaagacactGGATAGCTGGCCTTCGCCTCACTGTTGTCGGGCTCCATAGGGTGAATGTCACCTCCCGTTTTTCTCACACATGCTGTCATTGCCCTTATATCCTGTGTAAGTAACCATCCATGGCTGGTGGCATAGTGCACAAATACTACTGTTGTATGACTTGTTCCTTGTTGTCTAGCTATGAACATAGCTACTCCTTGGCACATAGCTACGCTGTGTGCCACCTCCTCAGTACAGTTACTCAGGTATCTAGCCATATCATCAGCCTTTATAAGCAGTGACCCATGGTGAGAAAAATGACCAGGGCCCATATCACAGGCCTCTAAAATAGTACTGATCTAAGTTCACTTGtttgttcacataaaaaaaattagCTCACAATTTCTGAAGAGGCAACTTGATCAAAGACAGTTAAGCACTCCTGAGGTTCCTCATGCATATAGGCCCTGATATCCTGTGTTGCACGAAAATATGCTGTCCTAGAAGTACTGTCATGTCAGAGAGAGGGCTGTTTTCAATATCCCTCTTGAGTTCATTTCACCaccatttccattcattttttgAACAACACCTGGATGTGAACGGCTTTCAAACGATGCATGTACATGCTACTGTTTTTCTAAAAATGAAATGGCCTTTGGTTACAGCTGTTTGACATTTATACTCAAAATGGGAAGTTAAACAAAACAGACTTGACATTTTGCAGAACCCAGTAATTTGAAGTCATGTGCATCTAGTTACTCGAGGTGAATAAATACAGTAACTTGCCATGACAGTTTCATCTGCTTTAAGTATCAGGTGatgtgaagctttttttttctttttttgtttttttagcatttctttATGTTCATAGTCATTATTAGGTCGGcaaaggtttgttttgttttgtgataaaTAACCTACACTGACAGTAAAACGGTTTGTCTGGGCgatacatttttgacattttgtattGTGTCTTTGAAAGCTTTAGTtttaggctgtttttttttcattcatgtcaCCAGAATTGAACATGATTGTGATGTGTCATAAAGTAATATTAGTTTTAATATAATCCATTGTGATTGTTGGATAAAGTAGTTAGGATATgctatgatttttttaaatcataatgtGCTTATGCTGCCAATAAAAAGGGAATTATTTGATGGTGTAAAGGGGAAAAAATTTTGCTATTAAGGCACTATTTGAAATCATCCAAAAAGGTTCATAGCAAAGCATGAAAAATTAGAAACTTTGATTGTAGAATTAACATCATGGTTTAGGCACCGAATACAGTTTTTCATTGTTAGCTGCTGTagagaaaaatgtcttcaaaacaAGTTGTcctgaaatacaatatatactATAAGGGTTTAAAAATATATCCTATAAATGCAGCTTAAGTCTTCTTGCTGCCAGACCACAATTGAAAATGATTTGTGTGTAATAGTCCTAGTTCAAACTTTGTGTACATTGTTGTTTGTTCATCTGGCTATTTATTTAAAAGCCGGATATCTTCCAACTGTATGACTGAATGCAGCCTCAATTCATCATGTGACTGATGCTATCATTGACTTCCTTTGTCCAGTGTGCTCAATAGAGTCTATATAGGCAGCTTGGCATGCTTTGCACTCTGGAGAACCTTCTCACAGCCATTTGCCAGATATCAGGGATTTCGTTACAATTCATCTGCCTAACACCTCTGACTAAAATTTTAGCCTTAACCCTCATTTTGTATATAGAGAGAACGTGTCATAAACTGTAAATTTGCTATCAGGGCTGTATCCCCTAATGGGTGACTCATCTCATCAGTAGACATGGAAACCTGCTTGAAAAGTACCaatattttttgttgaaaatttCAGCCTGGCTTTGTGTGAATGCAGGACCAGCCTTCATGCATCTTAAGGTTTGGAACTTGTGTGCTTGAACTGTCACCACAAAACATCCACATCTCCTCACATAACCTACACAAGATAACTATTATTGACTTTGTCATTACATATGAATAAAGCTCATCTTGGTTTACCGTTGTCTTCaatcatttcttctttttgagtAATGAAAGCGGTAATTGAGGTCGATGTGAGCCTGAGCCAGTAGTTTATTGATGGTGTATAAGGAGGAGATAAATAACAAAGAACTATAATGACCCTGTACATGGACTGAGGCTGACTAGAACATTTTGTGTCTCCacataaaatcaacaaaaatgcGTTACAAAGTTGCTCTTTGGTGTGTAATGGGGCCTCTGCATGTCTGTGAGCGTTGCACTTCAGGGTGATTCCTCAACTCACTGAGGGGTGTTTGCGGTGCAGAAAACACATCCTTTTTACATAACGAACTTTCGTTTAATCTCAGAGTTTGGTGCATTTTAACATATTTAGTATTCAGCGATCTGATTCGTAGTCGCGTTTCAAATAACGCAAACAAGCCTCGGACTGCCCACACGTAATGACGCCCTGGCTGAGATGTAGCCACTAGCTAAACTAGCTTCCTGCACAGCTGAAAGTCAGCATCATCGCCACTCCTCCCAGTAGGAAGGGCGCATCCCGGATAGCTAGCTGGCTAGCTGTTACTCAAGATAACCATGGCAGTTAACCTCAGCAAAAATGGCCCTGCATTAACAGCTGCATATAAAGAAGTGGTAGACGAAAAGTCCAACACTAACTGGTAAGGAGcagcttgttaaaaaaaacggTGTGAGCCTTGTGTAGCAGACATTACATTAGCTGCAGTGTTGGTTAGCATTGTGCCAGTCTGTCGTCAACTAAGTTATCGATAAAGGTAACTTAACGTTAGATACACTTAACCTGTGACATACTGGCACTTTGTTAGCCTAAGTAGATATTCTGCTACCTAAATTAATTGATATTTAAAGTCAACATCGTGTAGAGTTTTAGCTTTCTCACTTGTATTGTCAATCTGACGTGTAACGTTACTAAATGTTAAATGGGCTAACTGTAGAGCTAGTAAAACTAAGGTAAGTTACAGTCAACACCCAACAGGCTAAGCATGTATCTCTATGCTTTGcatgcatttttttgtgtgtctgctattaaattgaaaattgaaagtTGCGAGCTAACGCCACCTCCCCCACTTCCTGGTAAGATGGGAAGTAATTTAAGTAAGACCGATATGTGAAAGCAAAATCTATGAACTTCCTCTATGTTACCTAACATTACAGTAGTGTCTGTGCTGGTGTTGAGGTTAAAATTAAACCTGTTGATGACAGCTGCGGTGTTTAATGGTGaccttaattaattaatctcaAAGAGCAATTACCGAGAGATTCTGCTGGCCTCATAATCACTCTGAAAATGACTCCTGTGAATGTTTGTCatccttctgttttttttaaggttcAGCTCTAGTTAATAGTTTGCTCTAACTGTATATTTTCTTCTGAAATGGTGCTGACAAGTAAAAGAAaagattagagctgcaatgattaacagtaaatgaatcagcaactattttgatggtTGATTAATCACTGGATATTTTTCTTGCAAAAGCACCaaatatgtgttgttttcagcatctcaaatgtgacgACTTGATTCGTCTCTGTTTCATATGTGAtgataaattgaatatctttggtttggactgttggtcaaacaaaacaagcaatttgaatacATAACTTTGGGCTGTGGGAAATTGtaactgatattttatagacaaaatgattaatcgaggaaataattgtcagattaattgataatgaaagtcaTTTTTAGTTATAGTTATGGTAAAAGAAGTGTGAAGAAGTTACCTTGCATCATCCAGTTTCAGTATGAGCAAGTTTCACTTGCTTAGTCCTGCGATGATGCACCGTATCTATGGTACTGATCAGAGGCAAATGCCTTTATAAGGCCACCAAATCTGACAGTGAGTATGTGTTCCAGTATGTGGTTTAGTTCTGCAAACATTAAGATATATTTGTGGTCTGAAATTGACATCCCAAATAGAGTGTAGTTGTCCCTGTAATATGAAAAGTGATTATCATTGTTGATTACAGTGTGTGACAACATACAAGCAGATCTCATGAATGAAGTGTCTGTATGAGAGCAGGCCAAATGATGATTCTACTGTGTAGTACTGATCTGAggctaaataataaaaacatttgtttgttctATATGAAATGGGACTCAAAGGCCTCAGACATTATTTGTTATAATAACTAAGTCTTCTGTGTCCCAATAAAGTATAGCTTTATCTCCTAATAGTCAGCAGTTATCACTGATTACAGTGTTTCTCACACACAGTATCACATTTTAGGATCAAACAAAACCACCTgaatttttccttgtttttacaAATGTTCATTACACATTACAAGTTTTCAGTGGAAAATAATCGTGAAAATCATCATTCTAAATATCCATCATAAGAAGAAAATCATAATAACCCAGAATTCATCATTCAGCGTGAAGAATATAGAGGATTCATTCTGTAAAGGTGTTGTAAAGAAGTAAATCCTTTTTAGATGGTCAACATTTTCAGGAAAGTGTCCTATATGTAGTTATCACATTTGTAACCAAACAACATTTGTAATGTTGACGACCATTTTTCAAGAAACTTAAAATCAATATATGATCTGCCTCTTAAGTTACCAAGATGGGAGTGTTTGCTCCATTTACATGCACCAAAACTGTCCAATTCATAGAGTGTGAGCATAACAACATCTGTATAGAATGGACTACAGTAGACAACTTACTCAAACCTGGTACATTTTAaagcctctctgtgtgtctgcatcaTCTTTTGTTTGATATGATTGTCTAGCATTTTCGTGCTATTAAGTGCCTAGTAAAACTCTCTTTGACCCACATCTAACCCAAACCCAGACATCATGTGGTCATACTTAATGTCCGCTTAAAGAGCACAGAAGTAATGACTTCTTCAGATGCTTTCGTGTtaatgaaaatgacaaagaaagagagggaaatgtGCTTTTCCCACAGGAAATGCCGCAGAATTAACAAAGGATTCAGTTTGTGTAGTGCTGCTATAACTTCTAGTTATTTTTATTGGACATTGAATAGCAGAGAAAAGTCAGTGAAATCTTAACTGCTGCGGGAGCACACAACTGCCTGCccctgctgtttttaaaatggaaTTTAAACTGCAGCGGTATTTACATTACCTTATGTCCCTACTTATGTGAAATGTATCCTGTGACAAGAGGGCTGAAGGGTGAAGGTTGCTTAAAGCGTGTTTACAAAACATCCATTGTTTGGTTTGGTGTGAAATGGTGCGTATCAACTTTTGG is drawn from Thunnus albacares chromosome 2, fThuAlb1.1, whole genome shotgun sequence and contains these coding sequences:
- the ube2d4 gene encoding ubiquitin-conjugating enzyme E2 D4, which translates into the protein MALKRIQKELSDLQRDPPAQCSAGPVGDDLFHWQATIMGPSDSPYQSGVFFLTIHFPTDYPFKPPKVAFTTKIYHPNINSNGSICLDILRSQWSPALTVSKVLLSICSLLCDPNPDDPLVPEIAHTYKADREKYNKLAREWTQKYAM